One Kitasatospora sp. MAP12-44 DNA segment encodes these proteins:
- a CDS encoding polysaccharide biosynthesis C-terminal domain-containing protein, translated as MLNLDRLRARSGGYAGGLFAGTGYSAVAQAAPLVVNVALTPVLIRRLGLDRFGLWSLVLVLLFTLTSLDGGVSASLARFYAFRGAHADRAGAGRLLVGSLALFLALGALVTGGCLLLAPAVGLLHISPQLHGEAVAVLRFLGPLLTLALVSDSAASLLQAHGRFRALAGATLGSCAVYAAGVLMLVHGGAGSLTVLAAVTALRFVVLAVTGLLLGARHLAIRRPLLPERAERREFTGYAVRMQLSGLTVFLNGEIDAFVIAALLPVRYVGMYAAGYQVAAALRSLPLYAFPPVLTRLTEVFARSGLPGAVREYQWRQARWLPAVLTYGAVTTVAAPFAVRAWLGPGLALSGAVAAVLLAGYSIHVALTGMRTCLVRAVGRPGLETRYSWLATVVNTVLTVPFALAFGMLGVVAATAVGLVAGSAYFVLLCRRFTGPRERRVSARWSLVAALAATVTLAGELPVVLTGWHGTLPLLLAGLPVLAGLAVAAGAMARMLPREAAARPTVGAGRS; from the coding sequence GTGCTGAACCTCGACCGGCTGCGCGCCCGTTCGGGCGGCTACGCCGGTGGGCTCTTCGCCGGGACGGGCTACAGCGCCGTCGCGCAGGCCGCCCCACTGGTGGTGAACGTCGCGCTGACGCCCGTGCTGATCCGCCGGCTGGGGCTGGACCGGTTCGGCCTGTGGTCGCTCGTCCTGGTCCTGCTCTTCACGCTCACCTCGCTGGACGGCGGGGTGAGCGCCTCCCTCGCGCGCTTCTACGCCTTTCGCGGGGCCCACGCGGACCGGGCCGGCGCCGGTCGGCTGCTGGTCGGGTCGCTGGCCCTCTTCCTGGCGCTCGGGGCGCTGGTCACCGGTGGCTGCCTGCTCCTGGCACCCGCGGTCGGGCTGCTGCACATCTCGCCCCAGCTGCACGGCGAGGCCGTCGCGGTGCTGCGCTTCCTCGGTCCGCTGCTCACCCTCGCCCTGGTCTCGGACTCGGCTGCCTCCCTGCTCCAGGCGCACGGCCGGTTCCGCGCGCTGGCCGGGGCCACCCTGGGCTCCTGCGCCGTCTACGCGGCCGGTGTGCTCATGCTGGTCCACGGCGGTGCCGGCTCGCTCACGGTGCTGGCGGCCGTCACCGCGCTGCGGTTCGTGGTGCTGGCGGTCACCGGCCTGCTGCTCGGAGCACGGCACCTGGCGATCCGTCGGCCGCTGCTGCCCGAGCGGGCCGAGCGGCGTGAGTTCACCGGCTACGCCGTGCGGATGCAGCTGTCCGGCCTCACCGTCTTCCTCAACGGCGAGATCGACGCCTTCGTGATCGCCGCGCTGCTGCCGGTCCGGTACGTGGGAATGTACGCGGCCGGCTACCAGGTGGCCGCGGCGCTGCGCAGCCTGCCGCTGTACGCCTTCCCGCCGGTGCTCACCCGGCTCACCGAGGTCTTCGCCCGCAGTGGCCTGCCCGGCGCGGTGCGTGAGTACCAGTGGCGGCAGGCCCGCTGGCTGCCCGCGGTGCTCACCTACGGCGCGGTGACGACGGTCGCCGCGCCCTTCGCGGTCCGGGCCTGGCTCGGCCCCGGGCTGGCGCTGAGCGGAGCGGTGGCCGCCGTACTGCTGGCGGGCTACAGCATCCATGTGGCGCTCACCGGGATGCGCACCTGCCTGGTGCGCGCGGTCGGCCGCCCCGGGCTGGAGACCCGCTACTCCTGGCTCGCGACCGTGGTCAACACCGTGCTCACCGTGCCGTTCGCGCTGGCTTTCGGCATGCTCGGGGTGGTCGCCGCCACCGCGGTCGGGTTGGTCGCGGGCTCGGCCTACTTCGTGCTGCTCTGCCGCCGGTTCACCGGTCCGCGCGAGCGGCGGGTGTCCGCGCGGTGGAGTCTGGTGGCCGCCCTCGCGGCAACGGTGACGCTGGCGGGCGAACTGCCGGTCGTACTGACCGGCTGGCACGGGACGCTGCCGCTGCTGCTGGCCGGCCTTCCGGTGCTGGCGGGCCTGGCGGTCGCGGCGGGCGCGATGGCCCGGATGCTCCCCCGGGAGGCGGCGGCGCGGCCGACCGTCGGGGCGGGGCGGTCGTGA
- a CDS encoding TetR/AcrR family transcriptional regulator C-terminal domain-containing protein: MGRPSRSLLTRDGIMEAALALVDEEGAEALSTTRLAARLGVKGPSLYNYVSSRAEIVTGICDLIVAEMELDPAIRPWTAALDNWARAYRAAFAAHPNMVPLLVTRPTQSIAAFQGYADTFALLREAGWPEDRLAPIVQCLEYFLAGAALDFGAPRATSLPTEGLPPGLEPLLNAPPDLRDVAFEIGLSTLLRGFEEMLDSLRPAGRPS; the protein is encoded by the coding sequence ATGGGCAGGCCGTCACGGTCCCTGCTGACCCGGGACGGGATCATGGAAGCCGCTCTCGCCCTGGTCGACGAGGAGGGCGCCGAAGCCCTGTCGACCACCCGACTCGCGGCCCGACTGGGCGTCAAAGGCCCGTCGCTCTACAACTACGTCTCCAGCCGCGCCGAGATCGTCACCGGGATCTGCGATCTCATCGTCGCCGAGATGGAACTCGACCCGGCCATCCGCCCGTGGACCGCCGCGCTCGACAACTGGGCCCGCGCCTACCGCGCCGCGTTCGCCGCCCACCCGAACATGGTCCCGCTGCTGGTCACCCGGCCGACGCAGTCCATCGCCGCATTCCAGGGCTACGCCGACACCTTCGCCCTGCTGCGCGAGGCCGGCTGGCCGGAGGATCGGCTGGCACCGATCGTGCAATGCCTTGAGTACTTCCTCGCCGGTGCGGCCCTCGACTTCGGCGCACCGCGCGCGACTTCGCTGCCGACCGAGGGGCTGCCCCCCGGCCTGGAGCCGCTCCTGAACGCTCCGCCAGACCTGCGCGATGTCGCCTTCGAGATCGGCCTGAGCACGCTGCTTCGCGGCTTCGAGGAGATGCTCGACAGCCTGCGGCCCGCCGGCCGGCCGAGCTGA
- a CDS encoding O-antigen ligase family protein, with product MSPLSPQSAALVLGITALLALIPILVGLVRARTAHDWTLTTTLVLAVGMAGSLPTIAADFATSQQPVLTDAFGNPEVGLPAAAYRVDQAVNAALLLGCAAFLVLRCVSGRARINVAPLIAAALCLVLAVSDGLNGHQIFASRQVVLLVVLLAAAVARPGRSALLGAAMTGLLLTVLSGVQALVVGTGAFRDCRSDKCGVLGVLYTGVFSNENTFGLALALSVPFIWLGLRGRIRVLLAWYTGLVVLATGSRQAIAAAGIALLLLVLLRPRLPEEYPAGSRRPLSAGRSLLAGCVVCGAAAVGLILPFLNLSADALSQRVYFWDVARQQLPSSPLYGFGAKAWSGLYQLGEIPVALTYSVHNQWLDVLYAGGVIGLVVFLVLLGYLLLRGGGAGLAAAACVLAPVLVASCLERPWSFGVNDWLSFTLVAATLLPVAARRGGPSAPSAPAGRTGTLGSHAASAQVRARAAHGR from the coding sequence ATGTCTCCGCTGTCTCCGCAGTCAGCCGCACTGGTCCTGGGGATCACCGCCCTGCTGGCGCTGATCCCCATCCTGGTCGGGCTGGTCAGGGCCCGCACGGCCCACGACTGGACCCTGACCACCACGCTGGTCCTCGCGGTCGGGATGGCCGGCAGCCTGCCCACCATCGCGGCCGACTTCGCGACCAGCCAGCAGCCCGTGCTGACGGACGCTTTCGGCAACCCCGAGGTGGGACTGCCGGCCGCCGCCTACCGGGTGGACCAGGCCGTCAACGCCGCGCTGCTCCTGGGGTGCGCGGCGTTCCTGGTGCTGCGCTGTGTCAGCGGCCGGGCCCGGATCAACGTCGCACCGCTGATCGCCGCCGCGCTCTGCCTGGTGCTGGCAGTCTCCGACGGCCTGAACGGTCATCAGATCTTCGCCAGCCGCCAGGTGGTGCTGCTGGTGGTGCTGCTGGCGGCGGCGGTCGCCAGACCGGGCCGCTCGGCCCTGCTGGGCGCGGCGATGACCGGCCTGCTGCTCACCGTGCTCAGCGGGGTGCAGGCGCTGGTGGTGGGGACGGGCGCGTTCCGGGACTGCCGCAGTGACAAGTGCGGGGTCCTCGGGGTGCTGTACACCGGAGTGTTCAGCAACGAGAACACCTTCGGTCTGGCCCTGGCGCTCTCGGTGCCGTTCATCTGGCTCGGGCTGCGCGGCCGGATCCGGGTGCTGCTGGCCTGGTACACCGGGCTGGTGGTGCTCGCCACGGGCAGCCGGCAGGCCATCGCCGCCGCAGGCATCGCGCTGCTGCTCCTGGTGCTGCTGCGCCCCCGGCTGCCGGAGGAGTACCCGGCTGGTAGCCGGCGGCCGCTGTCGGCGGGACGCTCGCTGCTGGCCGGGTGCGTGGTCTGCGGGGCCGCCGCCGTCGGCCTGATCCTGCCGTTCCTGAACCTGAGCGCCGACGCGCTCTCCCAGCGGGTCTACTTCTGGGACGTCGCCCGCCAGCAGCTGCCGTCCTCGCCGCTCTACGGCTTCGGCGCCAAGGCCTGGTCCGGCCTCTACCAGTTGGGCGAGATCCCGGTGGCGCTCACCTACTCGGTGCACAACCAGTGGCTCGACGTGCTGTACGCCGGCGGCGTCATCGGGCTGGTCGTCTTCCTCGTCCTGCTCGGTTACCTGCTGCTGCGCGGCGGTGGTGCGGGCCTGGCCGCGGCCGCCTGTGTGCTCGCGCCGGTGCTGGTCGCCTCCTGCCTGGAACGGCCCTGGTCCTTCGGTGTCAACGACTGGCTGAGTTTCACCCTGGTGGCCGCCACGCTGCTTCCGGTGGCAGCCCGCCGCGGCGGGCCATCCGCGCCGTCCGCTCCGGCCGGGCGGACGGGCACGCTCGGCTCCCACGCCGCGAGCGCTCAGGTCAGGGCTCGCGCTGCTCACGGGCGATGA
- a CDS encoding polysaccharide biosynthesis tyrosine autokinase yields MDLRDYARVLRERWRFVVACVLVFVAAAAAAVALTPRSYSAHARLFVATSDVSSANAYQGGLFSEERVKSYTQIVNSPPVIDGVINALHLHSTPSQLAGKISATAPLDTVLVDIKVTDSSPQQAQAIANETAVQFTQFVAQIEQTSPGGGATLVKVSAVGPSTAPTSPTSPQPALYLGIGLAAGLAVGVSGAILRASLDTRMRTRDDVRRELGLPTLGAVSADPALRGRSPVADPRGSRRAEDLGQLRTALRYAAGEQPPRAVVLASALPGEGRTTMAVDLALSYAQTGRRIVLVESDLREPRLAEYLGLASQPGLTELLTAAATPGEAVQDWGGGLLQVVTAGGLPAEPGELLAGADLRALLNVLQERADLVLLDSPPLLPFTDAALLAAEAGHALLVVRSGVTHQAGARRALESLRAVDTRVLGAVLTAVPRSRTERTAPKGRPAPDTGQRPVPWPDGWNGAASRRAGSGPLTDGVPVAGARSRLEQPRG; encoded by the coding sequence ATGGACCTGCGCGACTACGCCCGAGTGCTGCGCGAGCGATGGCGTTTCGTTGTCGCCTGCGTGCTCGTCTTTGTCGCCGCCGCGGCCGCCGCGGTCGCCCTGACACCCCGCAGCTACAGCGCGCACGCTCGGCTCTTCGTCGCCACCAGCGACGTGAGCAGCGCCAACGCCTATCAGGGCGGCCTGTTCTCGGAGGAGCGGGTCAAGTCCTACACCCAGATCGTGAACAGCCCGCCGGTCATCGACGGCGTGATCAACGCGCTGCACTTGCATTCCACACCCAGCCAGCTGGCCGGCAAGATCAGTGCGACCGCGCCACTGGACACCGTGCTGGTCGACATCAAGGTGACCGACAGCTCGCCGCAGCAGGCGCAGGCGATCGCCAACGAGACCGCGGTGCAGTTCACCCAGTTCGTGGCCCAGATCGAGCAGACGTCGCCCGGCGGCGGCGCCACGCTGGTGAAGGTCAGCGCGGTCGGCCCGTCCACCGCGCCCACCTCGCCGACCAGCCCGCAGCCCGCGCTGTACTTGGGGATCGGACTGGCCGCCGGGCTCGCCGTGGGCGTCAGCGGCGCCATCCTGCGGGCCTCCCTGGACACCCGGATGAGGACCCGGGACGACGTACGCCGCGAGCTCGGCCTGCCGACGCTGGGCGCGGTGTCGGCCGACCCCGCGCTGCGCGGTCGCTCGCCGGTCGCGGACCCGCGCGGATCGCGCCGGGCGGAGGACCTCGGGCAGCTGCGCACCGCCCTGCGCTACGCCGCCGGCGAGCAGCCGCCGCGCGCGGTCGTGCTGGCGAGCGCGCTGCCGGGCGAGGGCCGCACCACCATGGCGGTCGACCTCGCGCTGAGCTACGCGCAGACCGGCCGCCGGATCGTGCTGGTCGAGAGCGACTTGCGCGAGCCACGGCTCGCCGAGTACCTCGGCCTCGCCTCGCAACCCGGTCTCACCGAGCTGCTCACCGCGGCGGCCACGCCGGGCGAGGCGGTGCAGGACTGGGGCGGCGGGCTGCTCCAGGTCGTCACGGCCGGCGGCCTGCCCGCCGAGCCTGGTGAACTGCTGGCCGGTGCCGACCTGCGCGCTCTGCTGAACGTGCTGCAGGAGCGCGCGGACCTGGTGCTGCTGGACAGCCCGCCCCTGCTGCCGTTCACCGACGCGGCGCTGCTGGCCGCCGAGGCCGGCCACGCGCTGCTGGTGGTCCGCAGCGGCGTGACGCACCAGGCCGGGGCCCGCCGAGCACTGGAGAGCCTGAGGGCGGTGGACACCAGGGTGCTGGGTGCGGTGCTGACCGCGGTACCCCGCAGCCGCACGGAGCGCACCGCGCCGAAGGGCCGTCCGGCACCGGACACCGGGCAGCGGCCGGTGCCCTGGCCCGACGGCTGGAACGGCGCCGCGAGCCGGCGCGCGGGCTCGGGCCCGCTGACGGACGGTGTGCCGGTGGCCGGCGCCCGCAGCCGGCTAGAGCAGCCGCGCGGATAG
- a CDS encoding class I SAM-dependent methyltransferase, giving the protein MPLADPGTVRPLLVCPRCRCALVAEPTAFRCAAPHCALHQVGSFPVIGGSPVLVDFERSVLPRPTAGRPGTGPPRPALERLPPRLRGLWRPVNRVAVRNTGRLLRALPGPAPTVLVVGGATVGNGTAALYSDPRIRLIGFDIAPSPWTQFVADAHQIPLADRSVDAVVVQAVLEHVLDPALVVAEIHRVLTAGGLVYAETPFLQQVHAGPYDFTRFTLSGHRYLFRRFAELDAGAVAGPGTQLLWSLDHLARGLTRSATAGRLARGLLGWLRLLDAAVPPRYAEDSACACYFLGRKRADGMSPAQIVEYYRGAQPPG; this is encoded by the coding sequence GTGCCGCTCGCCGACCCGGGTACCGTCCGCCCGCTGCTGGTCTGCCCCCGCTGCCGCTGCGCCCTGGTGGCCGAGCCCACCGCCTTCCGCTGCGCCGCGCCGCACTGCGCGCTGCACCAGGTGGGGTCCTTCCCGGTGATCGGGGGCAGCCCCGTACTGGTCGACTTCGAGCGAAGCGTGCTGCCCCGCCCGACGGCGGGCCGACCGGGCACCGGTCCGCCGCGACCGGCCCTGGAACGCCTGCCACCGCGGCTGCGCGGGCTGTGGCGTCCGGTGAACCGGGTGGCGGTGCGCAACACGGGCCGGCTGCTACGGGCACTGCCAGGACCCGCCCCGACGGTGCTGGTGGTCGGCGGCGCGACGGTCGGCAACGGGACGGCAGCGCTCTACAGCGATCCCCGGATCCGGCTGATCGGCTTCGACATCGCCCCCAGCCCGTGGACGCAGTTCGTGGCCGACGCCCACCAGATCCCGCTGGCCGACCGGAGCGTCGACGCGGTGGTGGTCCAGGCGGTGCTGGAGCACGTGCTGGACCCGGCGCTGGTCGTCGCCGAGATCCACCGGGTGCTCACGGCGGGCGGCCTGGTGTACGCCGAGACGCCGTTCCTGCAACAAGTGCACGCCGGCCCCTACGACTTCACCCGCTTCACCCTGAGCGGCCACCGCTACCTGTTCCGCCGCTTCGCCGAGCTGGACGCCGGTGCCGTCGCGGGACCCGGCACCCAGCTGCTGTGGAGCCTGGACCACCTGGCCCGAGGGCTCACCCGCTCGGCCACCGCGGGTCGGCTGGCGCGCGGGCTGCTGGGCTGGCTGCGGCTGCTGGACGCGGCCGTCCCGCCCCGCTATGCCGAGGACAGCGCCTGCGCCTGCTACTTCCTGGGCCGCAAGCGGGCGGACGGCATGTCACCCGCGCAGATCGTCGAGTACTACCGGGGAGCGCAGCCGCCTGGCTGA
- a CDS encoding glycosyltransferase — translation MNTRSTPISHCAITPYGRGAGSARVRVFEWLDLVDTDFVVSSYLARRDARPAQLARRPAAVARAELRLRAIAAARPGRLLLHREASPLSRGGLERLLISRAEFAVYDFDDALQWDHGNGSPLRRLAPKAPKALAAVQCADRVVAGCPVLADWAGEHHRDVRMIPSCVDPAGYLRKNSYALHDPPRLGWLGSPGNERYLLLIADALAEVHRRTGARLTLIGTTRRSLGALEGIVDRVDWSEARQGAALAELDVGLMPLPDTAYSRGKCGYKLLQYGAAGLPAVADPIGVNAEILARFGLPAPRGAGEWAEALLGLLGCSAATRERLGDRAHQVTCRQYSYQRWLPEWTASLELGRAVA, via the coding sequence GTGAACACGCGGAGCACTCCCATCAGCCACTGCGCCATCACTCCCTACGGCCGCGGCGCCGGCAGCGCGCGGGTGCGGGTATTCGAGTGGCTGGACCTGGTCGACACCGACTTCGTGGTCAGCAGCTACCTGGCCCGGCGCGACGCCCGGCCGGCTCAACTGGCCCGCCGACCGGCCGCCGTGGCCAGGGCCGAGCTGCGACTGCGGGCGATCGCGGCCGCGCGCCCGGGCCGGCTGCTGCTGCACCGGGAGGCCTCCCCGCTCAGCCGTGGCGGCCTGGAACGCCTGCTGATCAGCCGCGCGGAGTTCGCGGTCTACGACTTCGACGATGCCTTGCAGTGGGACCACGGGAACGGGTCGCCGCTGCGGCGGCTGGCCCCCAAGGCCCCCAAGGCACTGGCCGCCGTGCAGTGCGCCGACCGGGTGGTCGCCGGGTGCCCGGTGCTCGCCGACTGGGCCGGCGAGCACCACCGCGACGTCCGGATGATCCCCAGCTGCGTGGATCCGGCCGGTTACCTCCGCAAGAACAGCTACGCGCTGCACGACCCGCCCCGGCTCGGCTGGCTCGGTTCGCCGGGCAACGAGCGGTACCTGCTGCTGATCGCGGACGCACTGGCCGAGGTGCACCGCCGCACCGGAGCCCGGTTGACCCTGATCGGCACCACCCGCCGCTCACTCGGCGCCCTGGAGGGCATCGTCGACCGGGTCGACTGGAGCGAGGCCCGCCAGGGCGCCGCGTTGGCCGAGCTCGACGTCGGCCTGATGCCGCTCCCGGACACCGCCTACAGCCGGGGCAAGTGCGGCTACAAGCTGTTGCAGTACGGCGCTGCCGGCCTGCCCGCGGTGGCCGATCCGATCGGTGTCAACGCGGAGATCCTGGCCCGCTTCGGCCTGCCCGCGCCGCGGGGCGCGGGCGAGTGGGCCGAGGCGCTCCTCGGCCTGCTGGGCTGCTCCGCCGCCACCCGGGAGCGCCTGGGCGACCGGGCCCACCAGGTCACCTGCCGGCAGTACTCCTACCAGCGCTGGCTGCCGGAGTGGACCGCCTCGCTGGAGCTGGGCAGGGCCGTCGCATGA
- a CDS encoding glycosyltransferase family 2 protein, protein MTTVSSANRTRTATVDVVIVNWNTGPALRACLRSIERTDRSVLEVGAVVVVDNASRDRSADRLEPSALPLSIVRNRENRGFAAGCNQGAAHRTGDYLLFLNPDTELYPDTLRTVGEFLSTPAAADVGILGGRILDARGRPGISCSRFPTLPILFGKMTGLDRMLPTVFPPHHLGPAETRRSGPVDQVIGAFYLVRRPLFEQLGGFDQRYFLYYEEVDLALRARQCGWRSYYLGEARIYHAGNTSTDQVRGRRLSYSLRSRTLYSRRHWSRGQAGLLVVLTFAVELPARLARAVLHGSRAELRETVDGLAGYLRWLLRRAPAAGS, encoded by the coding sequence ATGACCACCGTCTCCTCGGCCAACCGGACCCGCACAGCGACGGTCGACGTGGTGATCGTCAACTGGAACACCGGGCCCGCTCTGCGCGCCTGCCTGCGCTCGATCGAGCGCACCGACCGATCGGTGCTGGAGGTCGGTGCGGTGGTGGTGGTCGACAACGCCTCGCGCGACCGCTCGGCGGACCGGCTGGAGCCGTCCGCCCTCCCGCTCAGCATCGTGCGCAACCGCGAGAACCGGGGCTTTGCCGCAGGCTGCAACCAGGGCGCCGCCCACCGCACGGGCGACTACCTGCTGTTCCTCAACCCGGACACCGAGCTCTACCCGGACACGCTGCGGACGGTCGGCGAGTTCCTGAGCACCCCCGCGGCCGCCGACGTCGGGATCCTGGGCGGCCGGATTCTCGACGCGCGGGGCCGGCCCGGCATCTCCTGCTCCCGGTTCCCGACCCTGCCCATCCTCTTCGGCAAGATGACCGGACTCGACCGGATGCTGCCGACCGTCTTCCCCCCGCACCACCTGGGGCCCGCCGAGACCCGCCGCTCCGGCCCGGTCGACCAGGTGATCGGGGCGTTCTACCTGGTCCGGCGCCCGCTGTTCGAGCAGCTGGGCGGCTTCGACCAGCGCTACTTCCTGTACTACGAGGAGGTGGACCTGGCACTGCGGGCCCGGCAGTGCGGCTGGCGGTCCTACTACCTCGGCGAAGCCCGGATCTACCACGCCGGGAACACCAGCACCGACCAGGTCCGCGGCCGCCGGCTCAGCTACTCGCTGCGCAGCCGCACCCTGTACTCCCGCCGCCACTGGTCGCGCGGCCAGGCCGGACTGCTGGTCGTGCTGACTTTCGCGGTCGAACTGCCCGCCCGGCTGGCCAGGGCCGTGCTGCATGGCAGCCGGGCGGAGCTGCGCGAGACCGTCGACGGCCTCGCGGGCTATCTGCGCTGGCTGCTGCGGCGGGCCCCCGCAGCGGGGAGCTGA
- a CDS encoding sugar transferase produces MALASRPRVSQPPQPQPQPQPRWPGRARRFLDVVTGLSALLLLSPLLLVLAVVVRASSAGPVLFRQQRVGERGRLFTLYKFRSMRAGATGPEVTGRGDPRVTRVGRLLRATSLDELPQLLNLLRGDMTLVGPRPETPALARRYPPQCRWVFAYRPGLTGPVQLRANELAAAPQGVADPEAYYLEVLVPQRVALDSEYLATSSIAGDLAVVLRTVGHLLALRRLLPPAH; encoded by the coding sequence ATGGCCCTGGCCAGCCGCCCTCGCGTGTCGCAGCCGCCGCAGCCGCAGCCGCAGCCGCAGCCCCGGTGGCCCGGCCGGGCCCGCCGGTTCCTCGATGTCGTCACCGGGCTGTCAGCCCTGCTGCTGCTCTCCCCGCTGCTGCTCGTGCTCGCCGTGGTGGTGCGCGCGAGCAGCGCCGGCCCGGTGCTCTTCCGCCAGCAGCGAGTCGGCGAACGCGGCCGGCTGTTCACCCTGTACAAGTTCCGATCCATGCGCGCCGGCGCCACCGGCCCCGAGGTGACCGGTCGCGGTGACCCGCGGGTGACCCGGGTGGGCCGGCTGCTGCGCGCTACCAGCCTCGACGAGCTCCCGCAGCTGCTCAACCTGCTGCGAGGCGACATGACCCTGGTCGGGCCGCGTCCGGAGACTCCCGCGCTGGCCCGCCGCTATCCGCCGCAGTGCCGCTGGGTCTTCGCCTACCGCCCCGGCCTGACCGGGCCGGTCCAGCTGCGCGCGAACGAGCTGGCGGCCGCGCCGCAGGGCGTCGCCGATCCGGAGGCGTACTACCTGGAGGTCCTGGTGCCGCAGCGGGTCGCGCTGGACAGCGAGTACCTCGCGACCTCCTCGATCGCGGGCGACCTGGCCGTCGTGCTGCGCACCGTCGGGCACCTGCTCGCGCTGCGGCGCCTGCTCCCACCAGCTCACTGA
- a CDS encoding NAD-dependent epimerase/dehydratase family protein produces the protein MRTVVTGAAGFIGSHLCEHLLGCGDEVVGVDSMTDYYDPGRKERNLAALLGRPRFAFRRADLLGIPLAELFATTEVVYHLAGQPGVRASWGENFAQYLERNVQATQRVLEAARGARLRKLVYASSSSVYGDAEAYPTAETLRPRPVSPYGVTKLAAEHLCELYRTCFGLPTVSLRLFSVYGPRQRPDMAFARLIPAALTGDPFPLHGDGLQTRDFTYVRDVVTVMRQAALRPWTGVANVGGGQCVTMNQVIDIVSELAAPVVLRRLPEQDGDVRHTAADTALARRHLGYRPRVGIREGLAAMVEAERATRVGALVGAAAAGAPAVTGSAVPR, from the coding sequence ATGCGCACCGTGGTCACCGGCGCGGCCGGATTCATCGGGTCCCACCTGTGCGAGCACCTGCTCGGCTGCGGCGACGAGGTGGTCGGCGTCGACTCAATGACCGACTACTACGACCCCGGGCGCAAGGAGCGCAACCTCGCCGCCCTGCTCGGTCGCCCGCGCTTCGCCTTCCGGCGCGCGGACCTGCTGGGCATACCGCTCGCGGAGCTCTTCGCCACCACCGAAGTGGTCTACCACCTGGCCGGCCAGCCGGGCGTGCGGGCCTCCTGGGGCGAGAACTTCGCGCAGTACCTGGAGCGGAACGTCCAGGCGACCCAGCGGGTGCTGGAGGCCGCGCGCGGGGCGCGGCTGCGCAAGCTCGTCTACGCCTCCAGCTCCTCGGTCTACGGCGACGCCGAGGCCTACCCCACCGCCGAGACCCTGCGACCGCGACCGGTCTCCCCCTACGGCGTCACCAAGCTGGCCGCCGAGCACCTGTGCGAGCTCTACCGGACCTGCTTCGGCCTCCCGACCGTCTCGCTGCGGCTATTCAGCGTCTACGGCCCGCGCCAGCGCCCCGACATGGCCTTCGCTCGGCTGATCCCGGCCGCACTCACGGGCGATCCGTTCCCCCTGCACGGCGACGGCCTGCAGACCCGGGACTTCACATATGTGCGGGACGTGGTGACGGTGATGCGGCAGGCCGCGCTGCGCCCGTGGACCGGGGTGGCCAACGTGGGCGGGGGCCAGTGCGTGACGATGAACCAGGTCATCGACATCGTCTCCGAGTTGGCCGCGCCGGTGGTGCTGCGCCGACTGCCGGAGCAGGACGGCGACGTGCGGCACACGGCCGCCGACACCGCACTGGCCCGGCGCCACCTCGGCTACCGGCCGAGGGTGGGGATCCGCGAGGGGCTCGCGGCCATGGTCGAGGCCGAGCGCGCGACGCGGGTCGGAGCCCTGGTGGGTGCGGCGGCGGCCGGCGCGCCGGCCGTGACGGGTTCGGCGGTGCCACGATGA